TGTGTAGTATacagatataaaaacaatctatattaggtaaaaaaataaaaaaggattctaatgctaatatttatttcaagctCCAACGCCAGTATAGCTTCcaagttttgttttctttataggcaatgacatttcaataacattaattgaaattattgtaattcgGATAAATACCTGGTGCTGAACGACGTCTTATATGGATATTGTAAAAATTCCCGTTTAAGACGCTAGTTGCTATCAGAGTTGAAGTTTCTTTTGATGTTTAGTTCGTCTTCTGCAGTTTTTgtcaatattgtatattttagaacATAAATAAGATGTTTCATAACACAGAACAAAGACACCATTTTGTATCCCGTTCACTCTAATACACTTCGCTATATATCGCTGTctcatgaaaattattatagattaacCCGTCTCTAGTAAACCAAAATGGCGGTTTAAAGAGGAGGAGTTTATCGCCCTTTAGAACTGGCTGTTAATGTAAGTATCGATTAAATGAACTATTGTTTAGTGAGCATTATTCtacctaaaatatttcattaaattaagttttaaatttctaaatccTCATCACCAGTTGGTACATCTATACAGCAGACATGAAGGTAGTGCGGACATCCGGTTGTGCTTCTGGaaataacaatacattatGTAAGACATatacactaatataatattaaaaattaacttagaAAGTATATAAGTACCCTTTATCATATATATCCTGGGGCGCATCATTACAGTTGTAATATGATACGCATTCACCAACTTCGCCCGTGGACGTGAAACATGAACGGCTGCGAACTGAAAATGTAACCGTAAATCATAATCTATAAACAAGTCCTAATGCATCTATGGTTGCCAACTGAGGGCTGCACCAGTAGCAGACACAATGATTTCAGAACAAACTACGCAAGGGAATTGTCAATGCTCCCTGGTACATTCGCATTAACGACCTCCATCGGGACATGGAGATGACGTCGCCagaatagtaaaaaatatcgcgtgaatgtcgaggctattcaacttcttgactgttgatttatttgagtaatattgcaaaaattaatcattgtattgactatttcctgtcatttgaatgagcgatcgagccgccatcttgtcgaggcgccaaattgtctttacctcACTCTGCTCCAGGTCATTTCTGATTCATTCCAATTTGTATCGTGGTAGGAAGCAGACATATCACTTCCAAGTTAAACagtgaatatatttctttattacggatactgtgtgtgtataattttcgtgccctaacaagaattacaacatTGACACCATCATTTGTATTACTGTTAGTGTAGTCTTAAGAGCTAAACAAGGATAACTCAAAAAATAGAATACATGAACGTGTCTTCAAGTGATTAGatactgtaagtagtgttattggacactttctcatgttaaatatccttcattaggttaggtttgaattatttgtttatatgtgGAAAATATCTTATACTTTTTcgcttaaaaaaacaatacatggGCTAGTAATATTCACAGAGTCGAGAGTAGGGCAAAGACAAACGAGTAACAGGCTTGACATAAAAGACCAATCAAGTCTATGGAGCAAAAGgcgcgaaatttaaatattacaagttTTAAATTCTACTGTCCCTCGTCCTGTGTTTAGGccatattgtagatttttatgtaaatgtatagaaagcaataaaattaaagtgtaatacatataaattattcttaaatagtaaacagtatttaataatgcttttattcatatttgtgTTGTCTGTGCTGTCTCAAAACGAACAATCGAATttcaactatatttttttgtgcatattcaaaattaacttaattattgtttttaccgatcaatctccttcgtgtcttctccatctacacgacactggcgaagtaccctgtgcccagttggcatacataaaagccataaacaagaaaaaaaaagttttaagttaggctagatcgtaatcgTACATAATGTCTCAGTGAATagacaatgtatttaaaagatGTTCATGTTCGCTGAATGACTTGACATATTATGTTTTCTAGGCGTAAAGGCtattacaatttgtaataaatgaaaataataacgattttttcttatattaaggTATGGGTCAGACTTTCGGTTCAGTgaacattgataattttataccaACCAATCCGGAATATATCATCAGATTCAAACCCAATTAAATGCACTGTAACTAGTAGTTATTAGATgaaaaataccttcattaggTCTCAAATCAAGCTTTTTCACTGCGGCGGACCCAGGACCCATGTTTGAAAAACTATTCAGCCGACCACCAGAGCTGTCCAGACCATAGACAGATGTGAAAAGGAATATGCTGAGaaataacctaaaaaaatatattttagaactcGGACAGCAGCAACTCCATAGAGACGCCAAGACGTTTTAATcatttgctattattatttacttttgatTTTACCAATCACACCTTGTTGCTAATGTTAAGATTTATaagaaacaagaaaaaaattaagtaaaaaataaaaaggaatacTCACGTGATGGCGTTCATCGCTATTATTATCGCTTTGGATACCTGGAAAagcaatttcaaataatattttaattgtacgaGTAACTGTGCAACAAAAACCATTAGACAGTCACCGATCTTGCTCTAGTCTGTGAATAAAAATGacattaatttgaatattataatttgagtGACATTATGTTGttactatatttaatgtacTAGACACGACCTCCAAGGAGTGAAAGAAGTTTCATAATATCAGTCAATTTTGTGGCAAGGCAGTGTGCTACTATCTTTTTCTTGAGTTCAGGCTATTTTCGACCCCTATAACTTCGTTGTGGATAAAGTTAGAATCCTGAATCGCGCAAAACAATGTAATTGAACATTGTGTTTCCTACGATGGCCAagtcaatgtatttatttttaatcacaaAAGATTTCTAATACTGATATGGTCACTATCTACCAATCGTATCTTATTTCGGTCATGcaatgcgcagaggcgatgagaactgGGAGAAACagatcgtggttggtaacactGAAGGCAAAACaacgtggccgttcaccaaccaggTGTACCGTCAAGTGAAAGTCCTCACTCATCGTCCtgaaaactgtacactgtcata
This DNA window, taken from Pieris brassicae chromosome 14, ilPieBrab1.1, whole genome shotgun sequence, encodes the following:
- the LOC123718079 gene encoding uncharacterized protein LOC123718079; amino-acid sequence: MNAITLFLSIFLFTSVYGLDSSGGRLNSFSNMGPGSAAVKKLDLRPNEVRSRSCFTSTGEVGECVSYYNCNDAPQDIYDKGSTTGCPHYLHVCCIDVPTGDEDLEI